The Vigna unguiculata cultivar IT97K-499-35 chromosome 6, ASM411807v1, whole genome shotgun sequence genome contains a region encoding:
- the LOC114186818 gene encoding magnesium-dependent phosphatase 1, which produces MEEKTEKVKGEAVQIIEAFEVLPKLVVFDLDYTLWPFYCECRSKREMPSLYPHAKGILLALKEKGIDVAIASRSPTADIATAFLNKLGLSSLFVAQEIYSSWTHKTDHFQRIHSRTAVPFNSMLFFDDENRNIQSVSKMGVTSILVGDGVNLGSLREGLTQFSRNWNASQKNKQKWLSKYSNKPDTSNPAA; this is translated from the exons atggAGGAGAAGACGGAGAAGGTGAAGGGTGAGGCGGTGCAGATAATCGAAGCGTTTGAGGTTCTGCCAAAGCTCGTGGTTTTTGATCTCGATTACACTCTCTGGCCTTTCTACTG TGAGTGTCGATCGAAGCGTGAAATGCCTTCTCTGTATCCTCACGCTAAAGGCATATTGTTAGCGCTCAAAGAGAAAGGTATCGACGTTGCAATCGCTTCTCGCTCTCCAACCGCTGACATAGCAACAGCTTTCCTCAACAAATTGGGCCTCTCCTCACTCTTCGTCGCACAG GAAATATATTCCAGTTGGACACATAAAACCGATCATTTTCAGAGAATTCATTCGAGGACCGCTGTCCCCTTCAACTCCATGCTCTTTTTCGATGATGAGAATAGGAACATCCAATCG GTCTCTAAAATGGGAGTAACTAGCATTTTGGTTGGAGATGGGGTAAATCTTGGGTCGTTAAGGGAAGGTCTTACTCAATTCTCTCGAAACTGGAACGCTTCACAGAAGAACAAGCAGAAATGGCTTTCCAAGTACTCTAACAAGCCGGATACTTCCAACCCCGCTGCATGA
- the LOC114186816 gene encoding probable ubiquitin-like-specific protease 2A isoform X1 gives MTRRPRSSSSSLSTKKFDVFEFNDEDHSIEKVSKKILRKFQNPSRSRSSPVTKYDFLQAFASGSNSRPVSIDITADHIDLDDEQEEEVTRCSAKELADQPLEVVVDDDDDDDDDGHDDDGRGQDDDYDLEKIDTQSSIDTPLQLSADKEISGCSDFVESDFDSKKQSLGVASDDDDDASQKSSSSISSSNPSEDEVNFGDQLVEHDDSAAFVINVEEKVVDVIPDFIQFEDLYSTRSQLTFSCNSLKLEGSTNNGTRETLKIEWPTEDIIKIESCWFGKIETALINLLVKSKDYSEAGTTNQNPVYAGFKLLKFAVYDSFWYKAEEAIKLLDTRYTDIWSTLFDIDVDNSRNISALGKHYFFSQHRYFPNFDEAFDEVIYPKGEPDAVSISKRDVELLQPQAFINDTIIDFYIKYLKNKLPTDEQDRFHFFNSFFFRKLADLDKDPASACDGRAAFQRVRKWTRKVNLFEKDYILIPINYSHHWSLIVICHPGELTCYKDEEMNESSKVPCILHMDSLKGTHKGLKNIFQSYLCEEWKERHGDVVDDVSSKFLHMRFISLELPQQDNLHDCGLFLLHYVERFLEEAPVNFNPFMITKFSNFLSSDWFPPPEASLKRSHIQNLIYDIFENNSLQARPTDCLDKGLPSEDPAIVVQTKVEEDSLTGCCYSDLCVKNPPLNSSTELETADIQHPTASPGRVSPCLGGPSLVSKDWRVISRSDCLQRGGFLSPLKEIDECSEEETSLSVEREKSQLVYDFPSTSCVRKDHGASESSEHGFSVNFVKAVDDHSLSRTSRISSFPLNTVVEYPSTSGEEFTDYVVCDSPAANDTDKRSLEEEKAVTVESDGADAKRPNAYVVPDSPGTDDGHDSDLNVVESPSSFREYDPDTKRPKLMNEGGALRRVLTRSMLKAASVLWPH, from the exons ATGACTCGGCGCCCGcgatcatcttcatcttctctcTCAACCAAGAAATTCGACGTGTTCGAGTTCAATGACGAAGACCACAGCATCGAGAAGGTCTCTAAGAAGATTCTCCGCAAGTTCCAAAACCCTAGCAGGTCTCGCTCTTCCCCTGTCACCAAATATGATTTCCTCCAAGCCT TTGCGAGCGGTTCAAATTCCAGACCTGTATCCATTGACATTACCGCCGATCATATCGACCTCGATGACGAACAAG AAGAAGAAGTGACACGGTGCTCAGCGAAGGAACTTGCTGATCAACCGTTAGAGGTTGTTGTtgatgacgatgatgatgatgatgatgatggccATGATGATGATGGCCGTGGACAAGATGATGATTATGATCTAGAAAAAATTGATACTCAGTCTTCGATAGACACGCCGCTACAACTCTCTGCTGATAAAGAAATTTCCGGCTGCAGTGATTTTGTAGAAAGCGATTTTGACTCGAAA AAACAGTCACTCGGCGTGGCTTCAGATGACGACGACGACGCTAGTCAAAAGAGTTCTTCTTCTATTTCGTCTTCAAATCCATCTGAAGATGAAG TTAACTTCGGAGACCAGCTAGTGGAGCATGACGATTCGGCTGCATTTGTAATT AATGTCGAAGAAAAGGTGGTTGATGTCATCcctgattttattcaatttgaggATTTGTATTCCACTAGGTCCCAGTTAACATTCTCATGCAACTCCTTGAAACTTGAAGGCTCAACAAATAATGGAACTAGGGAAACACTTAAAATTGAGTGGCCGACTGAAGATATCATAAAAATTGAATCATGTTGGTTTGGAAAG ATTGAAACAGCCTTGATCAACCTTCTTGTCAAATCAAAAGATTATAGTGAAGCTGGAACTACAAATCAAAATCCAG TTTATGCAGGTTTTAAGCTGTTAAAGTTTGCAGTCTATGATTCCTTTTGGTACAAGGCAGAAGAAGCAATCAAACTATTGGACACAAGATACACAGATATATGGAGTACACTTTTTGA CATTGATGTAGATAACAGTAGAAATATTTCTGCATTGGGGAAGCACTACTTTTTCTCTCAGCACCGCTATTTCCCCAA TTTTGATGAGGCTTTTGATGAAGTTATTTATCCAAAGGGGGAGCCCGATGCTGTTTCTATTAGTAAGAGAGATGTTGAGCTTTTACAGCCGCAGGCATTCATTAATGATACCATCATTGACTTTTATATCAA gtatttgaaaaataaactcCCTACTGATGAACAGGACCGGTTTCACTTTTTCAATAGCTTCTTCTTTCGCAAGCTGGCTGATTTAGACAAAGATCCAGCGAGTGCTTGTGATGGTAGAGCAGCATTTCAGCGTGTACGCAAATGGACAAGGAAAGTGAACCTTTTTGAAAAGGATTATATCTTGATTCCCATAAACTATAG TCATCACTGGAGTTTGATTGTCATTTGTCATCCTGGTGAACTGACATGCTACAAAG ACGAAGAAATGAATGAATCTTCCAAAGTACCTTGCATCTTGCACATGGATTCCCTAAAAGGAACACATAAAGGTCTGAAGAATATTTTTCAAAG TTACCTCTGTGAAGAATGGAAAGAGAGGCACGGTGATGTGGTGGATGATGTGTCTTCTAAATTTCTACATATGAGATTCATCTCACTTGAG CTGCCTCAGCAGGATAATTTACACGATTGTGGCCTCTTTTTGCTCCATTATGTGGAACGTTTTCTGGAAGAAGCTCCTGTAAACTTTAACCCTTTTATGATTACGAAGTTCTCTAACTTT TTGAGCAGTGATTGGTTTCCTCCACCAGAGGCTTCTCTGAAACGATCTCACATACAGAACctaatttatgatatatttgaaaataattcttTGCAAGCACGTCCTACCGATTGCCTTGACAAAGGTCTTCCTTCTGAAGATCCTGCCATTGTTGTCCAGACGAAAGTGGAAGAAGATTCCCTTACGGGTTGCTGCTATTCAGATTTGTGTGTAAAAAATCCTCCTTTAAATTCCTCTACTGAACTAGAGACTGCTGATATTCAGCATCCAACGGCTTCACCCGGAAGAGTTTCACCGTGTTTGGGAGGACCTTCACTTGTTTCCAAGGACTGGCGAGTAATTTCACGTTCTGATTGTCTGCAGAGGGGCGGTTTCTTGTCAccattaaaa GAAATTGATGAATGTAGTGAGGAGGAAACTTCTTTATCAGTAGAGAGGGAGAAATCCCAATTGGTATATGATTTTCCATCCACATCATGTGTCAGAAAAGATCACGGAGCATCAGAATCATCGGAGCATGGATTTTCTGTAAATTTTGTGAAAGCTGTTGATGACCATTCTCTGTCAAGAACATCTAGAATATCCTCGTTCCCATTGAATACAGTAGTTGAGTATCCATCGACTTCTGGTGAGGAGTTTACGGACTATGTTGTGTGTGATTCTCCAGCGGCAAATGATACTGAT AAGAGGAGTCTTGAAGAGGAAAAGGCAGTGACAGTTGAATCTGATGGAGCAGATGCCAAAAGGCCAAATGCATACGTTGTTCCGGATTCTCCGGGGACAGACGATGGCCATGATTCTGATCTGAATGTTGTTGAGTCTCCTTCCTCATTCCGTGAATACGATCCAGATACCAAAAGGCCGAAGCTTATGAACGAAGGTGGTGCTCTAAGGCGCGTGCTAACCAGAAGCATGCTAAAAGCAGCTTCTGTGTTATGGCCACATTAA
- the LOC114186816 gene encoding probable ubiquitin-like-specific protease 2A isoform X2 has translation MTRRPRSSSSSLSTKKFDVFEFNDEDHSIEKVSKKILRKFQNPSRSRSSPVTKYDFLQAFASGSNSRPVSIDITADHIDLDDEQEEEVTRCSAKELADQPLEVVVDDDDDDDDDGHDDDGRGQDDDYDLEKIDTQSSIDTPLQLSADKEISGCSDFVESDFDSKSLGVASDDDDDASQKSSSSISSSNPSEDEVNFGDQLVEHDDSAAFVINVEEKVVDVIPDFIQFEDLYSTRSQLTFSCNSLKLEGSTNNGTRETLKIEWPTEDIIKIESCWFGKIETALINLLVKSKDYSEAGTTNQNPVYAGFKLLKFAVYDSFWYKAEEAIKLLDTRYTDIWSTLFDIDVDNSRNISALGKHYFFSQHRYFPNFDEAFDEVIYPKGEPDAVSISKRDVELLQPQAFINDTIIDFYIKYLKNKLPTDEQDRFHFFNSFFFRKLADLDKDPASACDGRAAFQRVRKWTRKVNLFEKDYILIPINYSHHWSLIVICHPGELTCYKDEEMNESSKVPCILHMDSLKGTHKGLKNIFQSYLCEEWKERHGDVVDDVSSKFLHMRFISLELPQQDNLHDCGLFLLHYVERFLEEAPVNFNPFMITKFSNFLSSDWFPPPEASLKRSHIQNLIYDIFENNSLQARPTDCLDKGLPSEDPAIVVQTKVEEDSLTGCCYSDLCVKNPPLNSSTELETADIQHPTASPGRVSPCLGGPSLVSKDWRVISRSDCLQRGGFLSPLKEIDECSEEETSLSVEREKSQLVYDFPSTSCVRKDHGASESSEHGFSVNFVKAVDDHSLSRTSRISSFPLNTVVEYPSTSGEEFTDYVVCDSPAANDTDKRSLEEEKAVTVESDGADAKRPNAYVVPDSPGTDDGHDSDLNVVESPSSFREYDPDTKRPKLMNEGGALRRVLTRSMLKAASVLWPH, from the exons ATGACTCGGCGCCCGcgatcatcttcatcttctctcTCAACCAAGAAATTCGACGTGTTCGAGTTCAATGACGAAGACCACAGCATCGAGAAGGTCTCTAAGAAGATTCTCCGCAAGTTCCAAAACCCTAGCAGGTCTCGCTCTTCCCCTGTCACCAAATATGATTTCCTCCAAGCCT TTGCGAGCGGTTCAAATTCCAGACCTGTATCCATTGACATTACCGCCGATCATATCGACCTCGATGACGAACAAG AAGAAGAAGTGACACGGTGCTCAGCGAAGGAACTTGCTGATCAACCGTTAGAGGTTGTTGTtgatgacgatgatgatgatgatgatgatggccATGATGATGATGGCCGTGGACAAGATGATGATTATGATCTAGAAAAAATTGATACTCAGTCTTCGATAGACACGCCGCTACAACTCTCTGCTGATAAAGAAATTTCCGGCTGCAGTGATTTTGTAGAAAGCGATTTTGACTCGAAA TCACTCGGCGTGGCTTCAGATGACGACGACGACGCTAGTCAAAAGAGTTCTTCTTCTATTTCGTCTTCAAATCCATCTGAAGATGAAG TTAACTTCGGAGACCAGCTAGTGGAGCATGACGATTCGGCTGCATTTGTAATT AATGTCGAAGAAAAGGTGGTTGATGTCATCcctgattttattcaatttgaggATTTGTATTCCACTAGGTCCCAGTTAACATTCTCATGCAACTCCTTGAAACTTGAAGGCTCAACAAATAATGGAACTAGGGAAACACTTAAAATTGAGTGGCCGACTGAAGATATCATAAAAATTGAATCATGTTGGTTTGGAAAG ATTGAAACAGCCTTGATCAACCTTCTTGTCAAATCAAAAGATTATAGTGAAGCTGGAACTACAAATCAAAATCCAG TTTATGCAGGTTTTAAGCTGTTAAAGTTTGCAGTCTATGATTCCTTTTGGTACAAGGCAGAAGAAGCAATCAAACTATTGGACACAAGATACACAGATATATGGAGTACACTTTTTGA CATTGATGTAGATAACAGTAGAAATATTTCTGCATTGGGGAAGCACTACTTTTTCTCTCAGCACCGCTATTTCCCCAA TTTTGATGAGGCTTTTGATGAAGTTATTTATCCAAAGGGGGAGCCCGATGCTGTTTCTATTAGTAAGAGAGATGTTGAGCTTTTACAGCCGCAGGCATTCATTAATGATACCATCATTGACTTTTATATCAA gtatttgaaaaataaactcCCTACTGATGAACAGGACCGGTTTCACTTTTTCAATAGCTTCTTCTTTCGCAAGCTGGCTGATTTAGACAAAGATCCAGCGAGTGCTTGTGATGGTAGAGCAGCATTTCAGCGTGTACGCAAATGGACAAGGAAAGTGAACCTTTTTGAAAAGGATTATATCTTGATTCCCATAAACTATAG TCATCACTGGAGTTTGATTGTCATTTGTCATCCTGGTGAACTGACATGCTACAAAG ACGAAGAAATGAATGAATCTTCCAAAGTACCTTGCATCTTGCACATGGATTCCCTAAAAGGAACACATAAAGGTCTGAAGAATATTTTTCAAAG TTACCTCTGTGAAGAATGGAAAGAGAGGCACGGTGATGTGGTGGATGATGTGTCTTCTAAATTTCTACATATGAGATTCATCTCACTTGAG CTGCCTCAGCAGGATAATTTACACGATTGTGGCCTCTTTTTGCTCCATTATGTGGAACGTTTTCTGGAAGAAGCTCCTGTAAACTTTAACCCTTTTATGATTACGAAGTTCTCTAACTTT TTGAGCAGTGATTGGTTTCCTCCACCAGAGGCTTCTCTGAAACGATCTCACATACAGAACctaatttatgatatatttgaaaataattcttTGCAAGCACGTCCTACCGATTGCCTTGACAAAGGTCTTCCTTCTGAAGATCCTGCCATTGTTGTCCAGACGAAAGTGGAAGAAGATTCCCTTACGGGTTGCTGCTATTCAGATTTGTGTGTAAAAAATCCTCCTTTAAATTCCTCTACTGAACTAGAGACTGCTGATATTCAGCATCCAACGGCTTCACCCGGAAGAGTTTCACCGTGTTTGGGAGGACCTTCACTTGTTTCCAAGGACTGGCGAGTAATTTCACGTTCTGATTGTCTGCAGAGGGGCGGTTTCTTGTCAccattaaaa GAAATTGATGAATGTAGTGAGGAGGAAACTTCTTTATCAGTAGAGAGGGAGAAATCCCAATTGGTATATGATTTTCCATCCACATCATGTGTCAGAAAAGATCACGGAGCATCAGAATCATCGGAGCATGGATTTTCTGTAAATTTTGTGAAAGCTGTTGATGACCATTCTCTGTCAAGAACATCTAGAATATCCTCGTTCCCATTGAATACAGTAGTTGAGTATCCATCGACTTCTGGTGAGGAGTTTACGGACTATGTTGTGTGTGATTCTCCAGCGGCAAATGATACTGAT AAGAGGAGTCTTGAAGAGGAAAAGGCAGTGACAGTTGAATCTGATGGAGCAGATGCCAAAAGGCCAAATGCATACGTTGTTCCGGATTCTCCGGGGACAGACGATGGCCATGATTCTGATCTGAATGTTGTTGAGTCTCCTTCCTCATTCCGTGAATACGATCCAGATACCAAAAGGCCGAAGCTTATGAACGAAGGTGGTGCTCTAAGGCGCGTGCTAACCAGAAGCATGCTAAAAGCAGCTTCTGTGTTATGGCCACATTAA
- the LOC114186816 gene encoding probable ubiquitin-like-specific protease 2A isoform X3, which translates to MTRRPRSSSSSLSTKKFDVFEFNDEDHSIEKVSKKILRKFQNPSRSRSSPVTKYDFLQAFASGSNSRPVSIDITADHIDLDDEQEEEVTRCSAKELADQPLEVVVDDDDDDDDDGHDDDGRGQDDDYDLEKIDTQSSIDTPLQLSADKEISGCSDFVESDFDSKKQSLGVASDDDDDASQKSSSSISSSNPSEDEVNFGDQLVEHDDSAAFVINVEEKVVDVIPDFIQFEDLYSTRSQLTFSCNSLKLEGSTNNGTRETLKIEWPTEDIIKIESCWFGKIETALINLLVKSKDYSEAGTTNQNPGFKLLKFAVYDSFWYKAEEAIKLLDTRYTDIWSTLFDIDVDNSRNISALGKHYFFSQHRYFPNFDEAFDEVIYPKGEPDAVSISKRDVELLQPQAFINDTIIDFYIKYLKNKLPTDEQDRFHFFNSFFFRKLADLDKDPASACDGRAAFQRVRKWTRKVNLFEKDYILIPINYSHHWSLIVICHPGELTCYKDEEMNESSKVPCILHMDSLKGTHKGLKNIFQSYLCEEWKERHGDVVDDVSSKFLHMRFISLELPQQDNLHDCGLFLLHYVERFLEEAPVNFNPFMITKFSNFLSSDWFPPPEASLKRSHIQNLIYDIFENNSLQARPTDCLDKGLPSEDPAIVVQTKVEEDSLTGCCYSDLCVKNPPLNSSTELETADIQHPTASPGRVSPCLGGPSLVSKDWRVISRSDCLQRGGFLSPLKEIDECSEEETSLSVEREKSQLVYDFPSTSCVRKDHGASESSEHGFSVNFVKAVDDHSLSRTSRISSFPLNTVVEYPSTSGEEFTDYVVCDSPAANDTDKRSLEEEKAVTVESDGADAKRPNAYVVPDSPGTDDGHDSDLNVVESPSSFREYDPDTKRPKLMNEGGALRRVLTRSMLKAASVLWPH; encoded by the exons ATGACTCGGCGCCCGcgatcatcttcatcttctctcTCAACCAAGAAATTCGACGTGTTCGAGTTCAATGACGAAGACCACAGCATCGAGAAGGTCTCTAAGAAGATTCTCCGCAAGTTCCAAAACCCTAGCAGGTCTCGCTCTTCCCCTGTCACCAAATATGATTTCCTCCAAGCCT TTGCGAGCGGTTCAAATTCCAGACCTGTATCCATTGACATTACCGCCGATCATATCGACCTCGATGACGAACAAG AAGAAGAAGTGACACGGTGCTCAGCGAAGGAACTTGCTGATCAACCGTTAGAGGTTGTTGTtgatgacgatgatgatgatgatgatgatggccATGATGATGATGGCCGTGGACAAGATGATGATTATGATCTAGAAAAAATTGATACTCAGTCTTCGATAGACACGCCGCTACAACTCTCTGCTGATAAAGAAATTTCCGGCTGCAGTGATTTTGTAGAAAGCGATTTTGACTCGAAA AAACAGTCACTCGGCGTGGCTTCAGATGACGACGACGACGCTAGTCAAAAGAGTTCTTCTTCTATTTCGTCTTCAAATCCATCTGAAGATGAAG TTAACTTCGGAGACCAGCTAGTGGAGCATGACGATTCGGCTGCATTTGTAATT AATGTCGAAGAAAAGGTGGTTGATGTCATCcctgattttattcaatttgaggATTTGTATTCCACTAGGTCCCAGTTAACATTCTCATGCAACTCCTTGAAACTTGAAGGCTCAACAAATAATGGAACTAGGGAAACACTTAAAATTGAGTGGCCGACTGAAGATATCATAAAAATTGAATCATGTTGGTTTGGAAAG ATTGAAACAGCCTTGATCAACCTTCTTGTCAAATCAAAAGATTATAGTGAAGCTGGAACTACAAATCAAAATCCAG GTTTTAAGCTGTTAAAGTTTGCAGTCTATGATTCCTTTTGGTACAAGGCAGAAGAAGCAATCAAACTATTGGACACAAGATACACAGATATATGGAGTACACTTTTTGA CATTGATGTAGATAACAGTAGAAATATTTCTGCATTGGGGAAGCACTACTTTTTCTCTCAGCACCGCTATTTCCCCAA TTTTGATGAGGCTTTTGATGAAGTTATTTATCCAAAGGGGGAGCCCGATGCTGTTTCTATTAGTAAGAGAGATGTTGAGCTTTTACAGCCGCAGGCATTCATTAATGATACCATCATTGACTTTTATATCAA gtatttgaaaaataaactcCCTACTGATGAACAGGACCGGTTTCACTTTTTCAATAGCTTCTTCTTTCGCAAGCTGGCTGATTTAGACAAAGATCCAGCGAGTGCTTGTGATGGTAGAGCAGCATTTCAGCGTGTACGCAAATGGACAAGGAAAGTGAACCTTTTTGAAAAGGATTATATCTTGATTCCCATAAACTATAG TCATCACTGGAGTTTGATTGTCATTTGTCATCCTGGTGAACTGACATGCTACAAAG ACGAAGAAATGAATGAATCTTCCAAAGTACCTTGCATCTTGCACATGGATTCCCTAAAAGGAACACATAAAGGTCTGAAGAATATTTTTCAAAG TTACCTCTGTGAAGAATGGAAAGAGAGGCACGGTGATGTGGTGGATGATGTGTCTTCTAAATTTCTACATATGAGATTCATCTCACTTGAG CTGCCTCAGCAGGATAATTTACACGATTGTGGCCTCTTTTTGCTCCATTATGTGGAACGTTTTCTGGAAGAAGCTCCTGTAAACTTTAACCCTTTTATGATTACGAAGTTCTCTAACTTT TTGAGCAGTGATTGGTTTCCTCCACCAGAGGCTTCTCTGAAACGATCTCACATACAGAACctaatttatgatatatttgaaaataattcttTGCAAGCACGTCCTACCGATTGCCTTGACAAAGGTCTTCCTTCTGAAGATCCTGCCATTGTTGTCCAGACGAAAGTGGAAGAAGATTCCCTTACGGGTTGCTGCTATTCAGATTTGTGTGTAAAAAATCCTCCTTTAAATTCCTCTACTGAACTAGAGACTGCTGATATTCAGCATCCAACGGCTTCACCCGGAAGAGTTTCACCGTGTTTGGGAGGACCTTCACTTGTTTCCAAGGACTGGCGAGTAATTTCACGTTCTGATTGTCTGCAGAGGGGCGGTTTCTTGTCAccattaaaa GAAATTGATGAATGTAGTGAGGAGGAAACTTCTTTATCAGTAGAGAGGGAGAAATCCCAATTGGTATATGATTTTCCATCCACATCATGTGTCAGAAAAGATCACGGAGCATCAGAATCATCGGAGCATGGATTTTCTGTAAATTTTGTGAAAGCTGTTGATGACCATTCTCTGTCAAGAACATCTAGAATATCCTCGTTCCCATTGAATACAGTAGTTGAGTATCCATCGACTTCTGGTGAGGAGTTTACGGACTATGTTGTGTGTGATTCTCCAGCGGCAAATGATACTGAT AAGAGGAGTCTTGAAGAGGAAAAGGCAGTGACAGTTGAATCTGATGGAGCAGATGCCAAAAGGCCAAATGCATACGTTGTTCCGGATTCTCCGGGGACAGACGATGGCCATGATTCTGATCTGAATGTTGTTGAGTCTCCTTCCTCATTCCGTGAATACGATCCAGATACCAAAAGGCCGAAGCTTATGAACGAAGGTGGTGCTCTAAGGCGCGTGCTAACCAGAAGCATGCTAAAAGCAGCTTCTGTGTTATGGCCACATTAA